From the genome of Chanos chanos chromosome 5, fChaCha1.1, whole genome shotgun sequence, one region includes:
- the mffb gene encoding mitochondrial fission factor homolog A isoform X2 translates to MTEAGFSPSAEMAEINRIHYELEYTEGISQRMRIPERLKIAPGSSEDQLSPVLEAPHSTLMQVPERIVVAGDSNDARFSRPSDLDLIQSTPMETVELKAPPRVLTLNERPLDFLEPEQPTCPATPQVHTLRSRRERSVSENSAIRHNGSANKYDAVSPSAGPPVRVCPPLVTPEDGQNLYSASGVLSYIQSTTRRAYQQVLEVLDDSQHRVCLLDTSVESTPDDSSLMDAASLRRQIIKLNRRLQLLELENRERAKREVVMYSVTVAFWLVNTWIWLRR, encoded by the exons ATGACCGAAGCgggcttctctccctctgccgaAATGGCAGAGATAAACCGTATCCACTATGAACTGGAGTACACAGAAGGCATTAGCCAGCGGATGCGGATCCCAGAGAGGCTCAAAATTGCCCCCGGTTCCTCAGAGGACCAACTCTCCCCAGTCCTTGAGGCACCCCACAGCACTTTGATGCAAGTGCCAGAGAGGATTGTTGTTGCAG GAGACAGCAACGATGCCCGATTCAGCAGACCCAGTGATCTGGACCTGATCCAGTCAACTCCCATGGAAACTGTAGAGCTGAAAGCCCCACCACGAGTCCTCACTCTAAATGAACGGCCTTTGGACTTCCTGGAGCCCGAGCAGCCCA CTTGTCCTGCAACCCCACAGGTGCACACTCTGAGGTCCCGGAGAGAGCGCAGTGTGAGTGAGAACTCAGCCATCCGTCATAATGGCTCAGCAAATAAATACGATGC AGTCAGCCCATCTGCTGGCCCTCCTGTTCGTGTTTGCCCCCCCCTTGTCACCCCTGAGGATGGTCAGAATCTGTACAGTGCCAGTGGGGTCCTCTCCTACATCCAGAGCACCACCCGTCGGGCCTACCAGCAGGTCCTGGAGGTCTTGGACGACAGCCAGCACAG ggttTGCCTGTTGGACACCAGTGTGGAGAGCACCCCTGATGATTCATCCTTGATGGACGCAGCATCGTTACGACGACAG ATCATTAAGCTGAACCGGAGGCTGCAGTTACTGGAGCTGGAGAATAGAGAGCGTGCCAAAAGAGAAGTGGTCATGTACTCTGTCACTGTGGCGTTTTGGCTTGTCAACACCTGGATCTGGCTACGCCGCTAG
- the mffb gene encoding mitochondrial fission factor homolog A isoform X3 — protein MTEAGFSPSAEMAEINRIHYELEYTEGISQRMRIPERLKIAPGSSEDQLSPVLEAPHSTLMQVPERIVVAGDSNDARFSRPSDLDLIQSTPMETVELKAPPRVLTLNERPLDFLEPEQPTCPATPQVHTLRSRRERSVSENSAIRHNGSANKYDAVCLLDTSVESTPDDSSLMDAASLRRQIIKLNRRLQLLELENRERAKREVVMYSVTVAFWLVNTWIWLRR, from the exons ATGACCGAAGCgggcttctctccctctgccgaAATGGCAGAGATAAACCGTATCCACTATGAACTGGAGTACACAGAAGGCATTAGCCAGCGGATGCGGATCCCAGAGAGGCTCAAAATTGCCCCCGGTTCCTCAGAGGACCAACTCTCCCCAGTCCTTGAGGCACCCCACAGCACTTTGATGCAAGTGCCAGAGAGGATTGTTGTTGCAG GAGACAGCAACGATGCCCGATTCAGCAGACCCAGTGATCTGGACCTGATCCAGTCAACTCCCATGGAAACTGTAGAGCTGAAAGCCCCACCACGAGTCCTCACTCTAAATGAACGGCCTTTGGACTTCCTGGAGCCCGAGCAGCCCA CTTGTCCTGCAACCCCACAGGTGCACACTCTGAGGTCCCGGAGAGAGCGCAGTGTGAGTGAGAACTCAGCCATCCGTCATAATGGCTCAGCAAATAAATACGATGC ggttTGCCTGTTGGACACCAGTGTGGAGAGCACCCCTGATGATTCATCCTTGATGGACGCAGCATCGTTACGACGACAG ATCATTAAGCTGAACCGGAGGCTGCAGTTACTGGAGCTGGAGAATAGAGAGCGTGCCAAAAGAGAAGTGGTCATGTACTCTGTCACTGTGGCGTTTTGGCTTGTCAACACCTGGATCTGGCTACGCCGCTAG
- the mffb gene encoding mitochondrial fission factor homolog A isoform X1 produces the protein MTEAGFSPSAEMAEINRIHYELEYTEGISQRMRIPERLKIAPGSSEDQLSPVLEAPHSTLMQVPERIVVAGDSNDARFSRPSDLDLIQSTPMETVELKAPPRVLTLNERPLDFLEPEQPSAPPAHSQDEVHTLRSRRERSVSENSAIRHNGSANKYDAVSPSAGPPVRVCPPLVTPEDGQNLYSASGVLSYIQSTTRRAYQQVLEVLDDSQHRVCLLDTSVESTPDDSSLMDAASLRRQIIKLNRRLQLLELENRERAKREVVMYSVTVAFWLVNTWIWLRR, from the exons ATGACCGAAGCgggcttctctccctctgccgaAATGGCAGAGATAAACCGTATCCACTATGAACTGGAGTACACAGAAGGCATTAGCCAGCGGATGCGGATCCCAGAGAGGCTCAAAATTGCCCCCGGTTCCTCAGAGGACCAACTCTCCCCAGTCCTTGAGGCACCCCACAGCACTTTGATGCAAGTGCCAGAGAGGATTGTTGTTGCAG GAGACAGCAACGATGCCCGATTCAGCAGACCCAGTGATCTGGACCTGATCCAGTCAACTCCCATGGAAACTGTAGAGCTGAAAGCCCCACCACGAGTCCTCACTCTAAATGAACGGCCTTTGGACTTCCTGGAGCCCGAGCAGCCCAGCGCTCCCCCGGCACATTCTCAGGATGAG GTGCACACTCTGAGGTCCCGGAGAGAGCGCAGTGTGAGTGAGAACTCAGCCATCCGTCATAATGGCTCAGCAAATAAATACGATGC AGTCAGCCCATCTGCTGGCCCTCCTGTTCGTGTTTGCCCCCCCCTTGTCACCCCTGAGGATGGTCAGAATCTGTACAGTGCCAGTGGGGTCCTCTCCTACATCCAGAGCACCACCCGTCGGGCCTACCAGCAGGTCCTGGAGGTCTTGGACGACAGCCAGCACAG ggttTGCCTGTTGGACACCAGTGTGGAGAGCACCCCTGATGATTCATCCTTGATGGACGCAGCATCGTTACGACGACAG ATCATTAAGCTGAACCGGAGGCTGCAGTTACTGGAGCTGGAGAATAGAGAGCGTGCCAAAAGAGAAGTGGTCATGTACTCTGTCACTGTGGCGTTTTGGCTTGTCAACACCTGGATCTGGCTACGCCGCTAG